The Zonotrichia albicollis isolate bZonAlb1 chromosome 6, bZonAlb1.hap1, whole genome shotgun sequence genome window below encodes:
- the LOC102069072 gene encoding LOW QUALITY PROTEIN: olfactory receptor 5B21-like (The sequence of the model RefSeq protein was modified relative to this genomic sequence to represent the inferred CDS: inserted 2 bases in 1 codon), with product MAAKGNGRTSAHFVLLGFSEQGHVQVVLFVVLLVLHVITLLGNAGLLVLISLLAQLHTPMYFFLSSQSFLELCYSSCITPRLLRALLHEDKAISHTECLMQFYFYVAFATTECCLLAAMAYDRCVAVCHPXALPLSMSRGICACLVAGFCLVGVTNAALHTGLALRLSFCSPKGIDHFYCKGPPLFALSCTDPAPNELGTFLTAGFSLAATILAILLSYALSLAATILAILLSYALILATALGCGEAQGLSTCASHLAAVALFHGSLVSMYCWRSSSRSQQPDNVASVFYTMVTPMLNPFICSLRNQEVKAGLWRLMGRKHSAEK from the exons ATGGCAGCCAAAGGAAATGGAAGAACCAGTGCTCACTTTGTCCTCTTGGGATTCTCTGAGCAGGGCCATGTCCAGGTTGTCCTGTTTGTggtgctcctggtgctccatGTGATCACCCTGCTGGGGAATGCGGGGCTGCTGGTGTTGATCAGCCTGCTTGCCCAGCTCCACACCCCCATGTACTTCTTCCTGAGTAGCCAGTCCTTCCTGGAGCTCTGCTATTCCTCCTGCATCACCCCCAGGCTGCTCCGGGCTCTCCTGCATGAGGACAAGGCCATTTCCCACACAGAGTGCCTCATGCAGTTCTATTTCTACGTGGCCTTCGCCACCACCGAGTGCTGCCTGCTGGCTGCCATGGCCTACGACCGCTGCGTGGCCGTCTGCCACCC TGCTCTACCCCTGTCCATGTCCCGAG GGATCTGTGCGTGTCTGGTGGCTGGCTTCTGCCTGGTTGGGGTCACCAACGCTGCCCTCCACACGGGCCTGGCCCTCAGGCTGAGCTTCTGCAGCCCCAAGGGCATCGACCACTTCTACTGCAAGGGGCCCCCGCTCTTCGCCCTCTCCTGCACAGACCCCGCGCCCAACGAGCTGGGCACATTCCTCACGGCGGGATTCAGCCTGGCTGCCACCATCCTGGCCATCCTCCTCTCCTACGCCCTCAGCCTGGCTGCCACCATTCTGGCCATCCTCCTCTCCTATGCCCTCATCCTGGCCAccgccctgggctgcggggaaGCGCAAGGCCTCTCCACCTGCGCCTCCCACCTGGCTGCTGTGGCGCTCTTCCACGGATCCCTGGTGTCCATGTACTGCTGGCGCAGCTCCAGCAGGTCCCAGCAGCCAGACAACGTGGCCTCTGTGTTCTACACCATGGTGACACCCATGCTGAACCCCTTCATTtgcagcctgaggaaccaggaggtGAAGGCCGGGCTCTGGAGGCTGATGGGGAGGAAACACTCCGCTGAAAAATAG
- the LOC102068894 gene encoding olfactory receptor 8J2-like — protein sequence HLAMGGNYTQPRFILLGITDTPWMQAPLFVLFLLIYIVTLVGNIGLMVLVRVAPSLHTPMYFFLTHFSLADVCYSTIISPKMLTDLLFGDKTISWAGCVTQFHLFALFVTAECHLLAAMAYDRHVAICHPLSYVLVVSPRACWQLVAWCYLVASLSALLFTGCTFGGSFCGPNHVDHFFCDASPVLRLACSDTRGCEAAIFALAAANGLGTSVVILLSYGRILHAVLGTRSAPSRARAFRTCASHLASVAVFYGSLFFMYLQPASRHGSRDKVASVLYTVVSPMLNPFIYSLRNREVKAALGRGRRRVLNLCWQQRGAARGIRESWNGLG from the coding sequence CACCTGGCCATGGGAGGAAACTACACACAGCCCAGATTCATCCTCCTGGGAATTACAGACACTCCCTGGATGCAGGCCCCTCTTTTTGTGCTATTTCTGTTGATTTACATTGTCACTTTGGTGGGGAACATCGGGCTGATGGTCTTGGTTCGGGTGGCTCCCAGCCTTCACACCCCCATGTACTTCTTCCTCACCCACTTTTCCCTGGCTGACGTCTGCTATTCCACCATCATCTCCCCCAAAATGCTCACAGACCTGTTATTTGGGGATAAAACCATTTCCTGGGCGGGCTGTGTGACACAATTCCACCTCTTTGCTCTCTTTGTCACGGCTGAGTGTCACCTGCTGGCTGCCATGGCCTACGACCGGCACGTGGCCATCTGCCACCCCCTGAGCTATGTCCTGGTGGTGTCCCCCCGGGCCTGCTGGCAGCTGGTGGCCTGGTGCTACCTCGTGGCCTCCCTCAGCGCCCTCCTCTTCACCGGCTGCACGTTTGGGGGCTCCTTCTGTGGGCCCAACCACGTCGATCACTTCTTCTGCGACGCCAGCCCCGTGCTGAGGCTGGCATGCTCCGACACCCGCGGCTGCGAGGCTGCCATCTTCGCCCTGGCCGCGGCCAACGGGCTGGGCACCAGCGTGGTCATCCTGCTCTCCTATGGCCGCATCCTGCACGCCGTCCTGGGCACGAGATCAGCgcccagcagggccagagcctTCCGCACCTGCGCCTCCCACCTGGCCTCCGTGGCCGTGTTCTATGGCTCCCTGTTCTTCATGTACCTGCAGCCGGCGTCGCGGCATGGCAGCCGGGACAAGGTGGCCTCTGTCTTGTACACCGTGGTCAGCCCCATGCTCAACCCtttcatctacagcctgaggaacagGGAGGTGAAGGCAGCGctggggaggggcaggaggagggtgTTAAacctctgctggcagcagagaggTGCGGCTCGTGGCATCAGGGagtcctggaatggtttgggttga